From one Malus sylvestris chromosome 1, drMalSylv7.2, whole genome shotgun sequence genomic stretch:
- the LOC126620121 gene encoding peroxidase 4-like isoform X3, with the protein MASNYHLFLLIFVFAGAFLESNCKLTQNFYKSKCPKALSIVQEGVIAAIKNETRIGASLLRLHFHDCFVNGCDASVLLDDTSSFVGEKTAAPNNNSIRGFEVVDQIKAKLEKACPGVVSCADLLALAARDSTVYLGGPSWKVSLGRRDSTTASRSAANTSIPPPTSNISALISSFSAQGLSIRDLVALSGSHTIGLARCTSFRSRIYNDSAIDATFAQSLQGICPRSGNDNNLASLDLQTPTHFDNKYYKNLLKEKGLLHSDQELFNGTTSTDKLVQIYANNTLTFFKHFAVAMVKMGNIDPLTGSQGEIRTNCRKVN; encoded by the exons ATGGCTTCCAATTACCACTTATTCCTACTTATCTTTGTCTTTGCTGGTGCATTTCTTGAATCCAACTGCAAGCTCACTCAAAATTTCTACAAATCTAAATGTCCAAAAGCATTGTCCATTGTGCAAGAAGGAGTTATAGCAGCCATAAAAAACGAAACGCGCATCGGAGCTTCCTTGCTCCGTCTGCATTTCCACGATTGCTTCGTAAAT GGTTGTGATGCGTCGGTGCTGTTGGACGATACATCAAGCTTTGTTGGTGAGAAAACAGCAGCTCCTAACAACAACTCCATTAGAGGATTTGAAGTTGTTGATCAAATTAAAGCAAAGCTTGAGAAAGCATGCCCCGGAGTAGTCTCATGTGCTGATCTTCTAGCTCTTGCTGCGCGCGACTCAACAGTTTAT TTGGGAGGTCCTTCATGGAAAGTTAGTTTGGGAAGAAGAGATTCAACCACTGCTAGCAGAAGTGCTGCCAACACCTCCATTCCTCCACCAACTTCCAATATAAGTGCTTTAATTTCAAGCTTCTCTGCACAAGGCCTCTCCATAAGGGACTTGGTCGCTCTTTCGGGTTCTCACACAATTGGCCTTGCAAGATGCACATCATTCCGCTCACGCATCTACAACGACTCCGCCATCGACGCCACCTTTGCCCAGTCATTGCAGGGAATTTGCCCAAGAAGCGGAAATGACAACAACCTTGCAAGCCTTGACCTGCAGACCCCAACACATTTTGATAACAAGTACTACAAGAATTTGTTGAAAGAAAAGGGACTTCTTCATTCAGACCAGGAGCTCTTCAACGGAACAACTTCTACTGATAAACTGGTTCAAATTTATGCAAATAACACATTGACATTCTTCAAGCACTTTGCCGTGGCCATGGTCAAAATGGGAAACATCGATCCTCTTACTGGAAGTCAAGGTGAAATCAGAACTAATTGCAGAAAAGTGAACTAa
- the LOC126620121 gene encoding peroxidase P7-like isoform X1, giving the protein MASNYHLFLLSFVFAGAFLESNCELTQNFYKSKCPKALSIVQEGVIAAIKNETRVGASLLRLHFHDCFVNGCDASVLLDDTSSFVGEKTAAPNNNSIRGFEVVDQIKAKLEKACPGVVSCADLLALAARDSTVYLGGPSWKVGLGRRDSTTASRSAANTFLPSPTSNISVLISSFSAQGLSIRDLVALSGSHTIGLARCTSFRSRIYNDSAIDATFAQSLQGICPRSGNDDNLASLDLQTPTHFDNKYYKNLLKEKGLLHSDQELFNGTTSTDNLVQIYANNTLTFFKHFAVAMVKMGNIRPLTGSQGEIRTNCRKVN; this is encoded by the exons ATGGCTTCCAATTACCACTTATTCCTACTTAGCTTTGTCTTTGCTGGTGCATTTCTTGAATCCAACTGCGAGCTCACTCAAAATTTCTACAAATCCAAATGTCCAAAAGCTTTGTCCATTGTGCAAGAAGGAGTTATAGCAGCCATAAAAAACGAAACGCGCGTCGGAGCTTCCTTGCTCCGTCTGCATTTCCACGATTGCTTCGTAAAC GGTTGTGATGCGTCGGTGCTGTTGGACGATACATCAAGCTTTGTTGGTGAGAAAACAGCAGCTCCTAACAACAACTCCATTAGAGGATTTGAAGTTGTTGATCAAATTAAAGCCAAGCTTGAGAAAGCATGCCCCGGAGTAGTCTCATGTGCTGATCTTCTAGCTCTTGCTGCGCGTGACTCAACAGTTTAT TTGGGAGGTCCTTCATGGAAAGTTGGTTTGGGAAGAAGAGATTCAACCACTGCTAGCAGAAGTGCTGCCAACACCTTCCTTCCTTCACCAACTTCCAATATAAGTGTTTTAATTTCAAGCTTCTCTGCACAAGGCCTCTCCATAAGGGACTTGGTCGCTCTTTCGGGTTCTCACACAATTGGCCTTGCAAGATGCACATCATTCCGCTCACGCATCTACAACGACTCCGCCATCGACGCCACCTTTGCCCAGTCATTGCAGGGAATTTGCCCAAGAAGCGGAAATGACGACAACCTTGCAAGCCTTGACCTCCAGACCCCAACACATTTTGATAACAAGTACTACAAGAATTTGTTGAAAGAAAAGGGACTTCTTCATTCAGACCAGGAGCTCTTCAACGGAACAACTTCTACAGATAATCTGGTTCAAATTTATGCAAATAACACATTGACATTCTTCAAGCACTTTGCCGTGGCCATGGTCAAAATGGGAAACATCCGTCCTCTTACGGGAAGCCAGGGCGAAATCAGAACTAATTGCAGAAAAGTGAACTAA
- the LOC126620121 gene encoding peroxidase P7-like isoform X2, translating into MASNYHLFLLIFVFAGAFLESNCKLTQNFYKSKCPKALSIVQEGVIAAIKNETRIGASLLRLHFHDCFVNGCDASVLLDDTSSFVGEKTAAPNNNSIRGFEVVDQIKAKLEKACPGVVSCADLLALAARDSTVYLGGPSWKVGLGRRDSTTASRSAANTFLPSPTSNISVLISSFSAQGLSIRDLVALSGSHTIGLARCTSFRSRIYNDSAIDATFAQSLQGICPRSGNDDNLASLDLQTPTHFDNKYYKNLLKEKGLLHSDQELFNGTTSTDNLVQIYANNTLTFFKHFAVAMVKMGNIRPLTGSQGEIRTNCRKVN; encoded by the exons ATGGCTTCCAATTACCACTTATTCCTACTTATCTTTGTCTTTGCTGGTGCATTTCTTGAATCCAACTGCAAGCTCACTCAAAATTTCTACAAATCTAAATGTCCAAAAGCATTGTCCATTGTGCAAGAAGGAGTTATAGCAGCCATAAAAAACGAAACGCGCATCGGAGCTTCCTTGCTCCGTCTGCATTTCCACGATTGCTTCGTAAAT GGTTGTGATGCGTCGGTGCTGTTGGACGATACATCAAGCTTTGTTGGTGAGAAAACAGCAGCTCCTAACAACAACTCCATTAGAGGATTTGAAGTTGTTGATCAAATTAAAGCCAAGCTTGAGAAAGCATGCCCCGGAGTAGTCTCATGTGCTGATCTTCTAGCTCTTGCTGCGCGTGACTCAACAGTTTAT TTGGGAGGTCCTTCATGGAAAGTTGGTTTGGGAAGAAGAGATTCAACCACTGCTAGCAGAAGTGCTGCCAACACCTTCCTTCCTTCACCAACTTCCAATATAAGTGTTTTAATTTCAAGCTTCTCTGCACAAGGCCTCTCCATAAGGGACTTGGTCGCTCTTTCGGGTTCTCACACAATTGGCCTTGCAAGATGCACATCATTCCGCTCACGCATCTACAACGACTCCGCCATCGACGCCACCTTTGCCCAGTCATTGCAGGGAATTTGCCCAAGAAGCGGAAATGACGACAACCTTGCAAGCCTTGACCTCCAGACCCCAACACATTTTGATAACAAGTACTACAAGAATTTGTTGAAAGAAAAGGGACTTCTTCATTCAGACCAGGAGCTCTTCAACGGAACAACTTCTACAGATAATCTGGTTCAAATTTATGCAAATAACACATTGACATTCTTCAAGCACTTTGCCGTGGCCATGGTCAAAATGGGAAACATCCGTCCTCTTACGGGAAGCCAGGGCGAAATCAGAACTAATTGCAGAAAAGTGAACTAA
- the LOC126620139 gene encoding uncharacterized protein LOC126620139, translated as MEAEPSRRRLRSRNPLSDCTNTISSTTTTAGSCQSSSASTPALKRQNPKLASVTSNLLSALTPKPSAVPPPIPSTPPRPPPVSSSASGTSDREALEPCSVYTRRQTAVKRKGKGKENAGSWSCPPAPKTRNARKQTKESGHNSASKESMAPHKKKQRAVPASEKQRAYFEEIEEKRKYFAEIDAFELSEEEVDSVD; from the exons atggaAGCTGAGCCATCGAGAAGAAGACTGAGGTCCCGAAACCCTCTCTCGGATTGCACCAACACCAtttcctccaccaccaccaccgccggCTCTTGTCAGTCCTCGTCCGCCTCCACCCCCGCGCTCAAACGCCAGAATCCCAAGCTCGCCTCCGTCACTAGTAACCTCCTCTCCGCTTTAACCCCTAAACCCTCTGCAGTCCCGCCGCCGATTCCGTCCACTCCTCCTCGTCCTCCTCCCGTCTCGTCCTCTGCTTCTG GTACCAGCGATCGTGAGGCTCTTGAACCTTGTTCAGTGTATACTCGAAGACAGACTGCAGTAAAAAGGAAGGgtaaagggaaggaaaatgctGGATCCTGGAGTTGTCCTCCTGCACCAAAGACCCGGAATGCTAG gaaacagaCAAAGGAAAGCGGACACAACAGTGCATCCAAGGAATCAATGGCTCCTCACAAAAAG AAGCAGCGTGCAGTACCAGCTTCGGAGAAGCAGAGAGCTTACTTTGAAGAGATTGAGGAGAAGAGAAAATACTTCGCAGAGATCGATGCATTTGAACTGTCAGAAGAGGAAGTTGATTCAGTTGATTAG